A genomic segment from Malus domestica chromosome 05, GDT2T_hap1 encodes:
- the LOC103427842 gene encoding F-box protein At1g61340-like has translation MALGKKCRSCLTSKRGAGGVTAEAEGTMELGFVKYTRALGRKRIGISNNGEGDSPADLYPKTPLKKQRSGEMVWESETAASSSLEALPQEILLKIVCGVDHDDLKQLFHVSKAIREVTLIAKQWHFAYSTPSKTPAFRTAIDFSDCNSCLDEIEAPNAPKQWRQMHRKLPNEKKLAGLSVNLFASWDEEEEEQGARKGLFMEEDDE, from the exons ATGGCGTTGGGAAAGAAGTGCAGGAGTTGCTTGACATCCAAGCGCGGCGCCGGCGGAGTGACGGCGGAGGCGGAGGGGACGATGGAGTTAGGGTTTGTGAAGTACACGCGAGCTTTGGGGAGGAAGAGGATTGGGATTTCTAACAATGGCGAGGGGGATTCGCCGGCTGATTTGTATCCCAAGACTCCATTGAAGAAGCAGCGGAGTGGGGAGATGGTTTGGGAGTCGGAAACTGCCGCCTCCTCCTCTCTAGAAGCTTTGCCTCAGGAGATTCTG TTGAAGATTGTGTGTGGAGTCGATCACGATGATTTGAAGCAGCTTTTCCATGTATCGAAAGCAATTAGAGAAGTG ACTCTGATTGCTAAGCAGTGGCATTTCGCTTACAGCACGCCTTCGAAAACCCCTGCTTTCCGAACCGCTATCGATTTCTCAGATTGCAACAGCTGCCTGGATGAGATTGAAGCTCCGAATGCTCCGAAACAGTGGAGGCAGATGCACAGGAAGTTGCCTAACGAGAAGAAGCTTGCTGGGTTGTCTGTGAACTTGTTTGCCTCGTGggacgaggaggaggaggagcaggGGGCTCGAAAGGGGCTGTTCATGGAGGAAGACGATGAGTGA